GCCGTCATGGCGATGACCCCGCACCACACGTACCTGACGCTGACCAAGCGGCCGGCGCGGCAGCGGGCGCTGCTGCGGTCGCACCGGTTCGTCGCCCTGGTCGCCCGCATGATGGGCGAGCTGGCCGCGGTGCGCAAGGTCGCCAAGGGGATCGCCGCCGGCCGCTACCGCACCGACCTGGTGTGGCCGCTGCGCAACCTGCACGTCGGGGTGTCGGTGGAGGACCGCAAGTCCGCCGACGAGCGGCTGCCTGCGCTGCTGGACACGCCCGGCGAGGTGCTGTGGGCGTCGTTCGAGCCGCTGCTGGAAGAAGTCGACCTGGCCGACGTGCGGCACCGCGAGGGCGAACCGGCGCTCGACGTGTTCGGGCGCGGCCTGGCGTGGGGCGTGATCGGCGGCGAGTCCGGCGCGCTCGACGTGGTGCGCGGCATGGAGCAGGCGTGGGCGGACCGGCTGCTCGCGCAGTACGCCGCCGCCGGGGCGCCGGTGTTCTACAAGCAGACCGGCACCGTCCTGGCCCGCCAGTGGGGTCTCAAGGACCGCAAGGGCGAGGACCCGGCCGAGTGGCCGCACCCGTACCCGAGGCAGTACCCGCACCTCGCGCTCGCGTCCTGAGCGCACCCATCCCCGTGTTGCGCGGGGTCCGGCCGCCACGTCTTGGCGGGCACAGCGGCCGGACCCCGACCCGGAACTCCCGAAGGAGCCACACCAGTGTCCACCACCACCGGCACCGCGACCCGCCGTCGGCGCGTCGCCCCCGGCCCGATCACCCGGTTCGTCCCGCGCGCCGCGCCGGTCAGCGACGAGGAGGCGCTCCGCGCCTGCGCCTGCCGCTGCCGCACGGTGCGCGGCACCCACACCGTCGGCGACTGCGAGGACCACCGCGCCGGCATCATCGGCCGCTGATCCGCCACCCCCGACCCGAGCAGAGCAGGAGCGATCCCGTGAACGACCTCAACCCCGACGACGAACCGGCCAACCTGTACGTCGACACCCTCGGCAACTCCGTGCCCGAGACCGGCCAGGAGCACTACGAGCAGTCGATGCGGCTGCTGCACGACGCGCCCGCGAGCGGCGACACCACCAACATGCTCATCGCCTCCCTGGTCCACATGGTCGGCGCGCTGGCCAAGCACCACGGCGCCGACCGGCCGGACGGCCCGTACCTCGCCTGACCACGAATCGCCCGTCACCACCACTCCAGCCGGGCACCTCCGC
The window above is part of the Saccharothrix sp. HUAS TT1 genome. Proteins encoded here:
- a CDS encoding DUF5131 family protein, whose product is MGLTPISWAGQTWNYPASGCTKVSEGCRFCYIEKTTPFRVQHIRFDDPGDGRMVGATTGVTIHPDRQLAPFGVAEPTRWFVNSMSDLYHREIGVEWIARAFAVMAMTPHHTYLTLTKRPARQRALLRSHRFVALVARMMGELAAVRKVAKGIAAGRYRTDLVWPLRNLHVGVSVEDRKSADERLPALLDTPGEVLWASFEPLLEEVDLADVRHREGEPALDVFGRGLAWGVIGGESGALDVVRGMEQAWADRLLAQYAAAGAPVFYKQTGTVLARQWGLKDRKGEDPAEWPHPYPRQYPHLALAS